A genomic region of Nymphaea colorata isolate Beijing-Zhang1983 chromosome 2, ASM883128v2, whole genome shotgun sequence contains the following coding sequences:
- the LOC116248968 gene encoding protein PLASTID MOVEMENT IMPAIRED 2 isoform X1: MQVAEREEIDSLLHKGSVKAAVNLFGEKQGEGNGKWKKTNISNPEQESELHIAKRSMNKFIGSVKVAEDVKSQAGSELHAARRTAESMKSQIQVLRASIEAELKKVRVLSEQKWNGNFHSRLQEVIYQYNEVQQELELAKLDLRKLQQDMRHALEIKTKAELQTVEFIAKARADSVAESILRNKVEEANEEHVLVELATIEATKELRAVEAEIEANAAHFSRTKAESQWKIRELLHELSFLKDLEATLELTNSEIEVLQYELTLMKEMEGISQKAPKRTHTSLAQLIFMTEEDDLAASTELASVITELDQSKRELQSLREEGFRCMTSMDIIRKELRQASTDTARSKGLKEQAESRSEGLNSKLLKARKELESATAAEENVKSIFSDLVATLTQLSTEAKAAKGEKETIYKEIQKIKLEIQEIGIATNESEQRLQLALQDLEEIKAAEMITLETLSILSEKIVMTRAASSQRSPSITISSFEFEYLKARAEGADEIADKKVAAAKAWVEAARTAEKEIMMKTEAAEREIQEIKVTQEQELDNIKKTLAAKKVVEAELNKWKIQESEKLQIAASMPKKNQGRSMSVRRSRAYGTPSPAHWNYTRSPSFSLKKKKKKMVIPDLARLFKGRKFGKDQYCK; this comes from the exons ATGCAGGTAgcagagagagaagagattgaCAGTTTATTGCACAAGGGGTCGGTGAAGGCTGCTGTTAACTTATTTGGGGAGAAGCAGGGTGAGGGGAATGGAAAATGGAAGAAGACCAATATCTCAAATCCAGAG CAGGAAAGTGAACTGCATATTGCTAAGAGGAGTATGAATAAGTTCATTGGCAGCGTGAAAGTTGCAGAAGATGTGAAATCTCAAGCAGGATCTGAGCTCCATGCTGCCAGAAGGACAGCCGAAAGCATGAAATCACAGATACAAGTTTTGAGGGCCAGTATTGAAGCGGAATTGAAGAAAGTGAGAGTTCTTAGTGAGCAAAAATGGAATGGAAACTTCCATTCTAGACTTCAAGAGGTTATATACCAGTACAATGAAGTGCAACAGGAGTTGGAATTGGCAAAACTGGATCTCAGGAAATTGCAACAGGATATGAGACATGCTCtggaaataaaaacaaaagccGAGTTACAAACTGTAGAGTTTATAGCAAAAGCCAGAGCAGATTCAGTTGCTGAAAGCATACTGAGGAACAAGGTAGAAGAAGCCAATGAAGAGCATGTATTAGTTGAACTGGCAACGATAGAGGCTACTAAAGAACTGCGTGCTGTTGAAGCAGAAATAGAAGCTAATGCTGCCCACTTTTCTCGCACAAAGGCAGAATCTCAGTGGAAGATTAGAGAATTGCTGCATGAGCTTAGCTTTTTGAAGGATCTTGAAGCCACTCTTGAACTTACAAACAGTGAGATCGAGGTCTTGCAGTATGAACTGACattaatgaaagaaatggaAGGAATCAGCCAAAAGGCACCGAAAAGAACACACACTTCTCTGGCACAATTGATCTTTATGACAGAGGAAGATGATTTAGCTGCATCCACAGAGTTGGCATCAGTCATCACTGAACTTGATCAATCAAAAAGGGAGCTGCAGAGCCTGCGAGAAGAGGGGTTCCGTTGCATGACTTCCATGGACATAATCAGGAAGGAATTGAGACAGGCATCTACTGATACCGCACGTTCAAAGGGCCTAAAGGAGCAAGCAGAGTCCAGATCTGAGGGTCTCAATTCAAAGCTTCTTAAAGCAAGGAAGGAATTGGAAAGTGCAACAGCTGCAGAAGAAAACGTGAAATCTATCTTCTCCGATCTAGTGGCTACACTGACACAATTGTCTACCGAAGCAAAGGCTGCTAAGGGAGAGAAGGAGACGATTTACAAAGAAATTCAGAAGATCAAATTGGAGATTCAAGAAATTGGCATTGCTACAAACGAATCAGAGCAGAGATTGCAGTTGGCATTGCAAGATCTAGAAGAAATAAAAGCTGCAGAGATGATAACTCTAGAGACTTTAAGCATTCTCTCAGAGAAGATTGTGATGACTAGAGCTGCATCATCGCAACGCAGTCCGTCCATAACAATATCCAGTTTCGAATTTGAGTACTTGAAAGCACGAGCAGAAGGAGCTGATGAGATTGCAGACAAGAAGGTGGCAGCTGCAAAAGCATGGGTGGAAGCAGCCAGAACTGCGGAAAAGGAGATTATGATGAAAACTGAGGCTGCAGAAAGAGAGATACAGGAGATAAAAGTGACTCAAGAACAAGAGTTAGACAATATAAAAAAGACATTGGCTGCCAAGAAAGTGGTTGAAGCTGAACTGAACAAATGGAAGATACAAGAATCAGAGAAATTGCAAATAGCAGCATCAATGCCCAAGAAAAATCAAGGCCGTTCAATGTCAGTACGTCGATCACGAGCATATGGGACTCCATCACCAGCACACTGGAATTACACTCGTTCTCCATCATtcagcttgaagaagaagaagaagaagatggtaatTCCTGATCTGGCGAGACTTTTTAAGGGTAGAAAATTTGGGAAAGACCAATACTGCAAGTAG
- the LOC116248968 gene encoding protein PLASTID MOVEMENT IMPAIRED 2 isoform X2, whose amino-acid sequence MQVAEREEIDSLLHKGSVKAAVNLFGEKQGEGNGKWKKTNISNPEESELHIAKRSMNKFIGSVKVAEDVKSQAGSELHAARRTAESMKSQIQVLRASIEAELKKVRVLSEQKWNGNFHSRLQEVIYQYNEVQQELELAKLDLRKLQQDMRHALEIKTKAELQTVEFIAKARADSVAESILRNKVEEANEEHVLVELATIEATKELRAVEAEIEANAAHFSRTKAESQWKIRELLHELSFLKDLEATLELTNSEIEVLQYELTLMKEMEGISQKAPKRTHTSLAQLIFMTEEDDLAASTELASVITELDQSKRELQSLREEGFRCMTSMDIIRKELRQASTDTARSKGLKEQAESRSEGLNSKLLKARKELESATAAEENVKSIFSDLVATLTQLSTEAKAAKGEKETIYKEIQKIKLEIQEIGIATNESEQRLQLALQDLEEIKAAEMITLETLSILSEKIVMTRAASSQRSPSITISSFEFEYLKARAEGADEIADKKVAAAKAWVEAARTAEKEIMMKTEAAEREIQEIKVTQEQELDNIKKTLAAKKVVEAELNKWKIQESEKLQIAASMPKKNQGRSMSVRRSRAYGTPSPAHWNYTRSPSFSLKKKKKKMVIPDLARLFKGRKFGKDQYCK is encoded by the exons ATGCAGGTAgcagagagagaagagattgaCAGTTTATTGCACAAGGGGTCGGTGAAGGCTGCTGTTAACTTATTTGGGGAGAAGCAGGGTGAGGGGAATGGAAAATGGAAGAAGACCAATATCTCAAATCCAGAG GAAAGTGAACTGCATATTGCTAAGAGGAGTATGAATAAGTTCATTGGCAGCGTGAAAGTTGCAGAAGATGTGAAATCTCAAGCAGGATCTGAGCTCCATGCTGCCAGAAGGACAGCCGAAAGCATGAAATCACAGATACAAGTTTTGAGGGCCAGTATTGAAGCGGAATTGAAGAAAGTGAGAGTTCTTAGTGAGCAAAAATGGAATGGAAACTTCCATTCTAGACTTCAAGAGGTTATATACCAGTACAATGAAGTGCAACAGGAGTTGGAATTGGCAAAACTGGATCTCAGGAAATTGCAACAGGATATGAGACATGCTCtggaaataaaaacaaaagccGAGTTACAAACTGTAGAGTTTATAGCAAAAGCCAGAGCAGATTCAGTTGCTGAAAGCATACTGAGGAACAAGGTAGAAGAAGCCAATGAAGAGCATGTATTAGTTGAACTGGCAACGATAGAGGCTACTAAAGAACTGCGTGCTGTTGAAGCAGAAATAGAAGCTAATGCTGCCCACTTTTCTCGCACAAAGGCAGAATCTCAGTGGAAGATTAGAGAATTGCTGCATGAGCTTAGCTTTTTGAAGGATCTTGAAGCCACTCTTGAACTTACAAACAGTGAGATCGAGGTCTTGCAGTATGAACTGACattaatgaaagaaatggaAGGAATCAGCCAAAAGGCACCGAAAAGAACACACACTTCTCTGGCACAATTGATCTTTATGACAGAGGAAGATGATTTAGCTGCATCCACAGAGTTGGCATCAGTCATCACTGAACTTGATCAATCAAAAAGGGAGCTGCAGAGCCTGCGAGAAGAGGGGTTCCGTTGCATGACTTCCATGGACATAATCAGGAAGGAATTGAGACAGGCATCTACTGATACCGCACGTTCAAAGGGCCTAAAGGAGCAAGCAGAGTCCAGATCTGAGGGTCTCAATTCAAAGCTTCTTAAAGCAAGGAAGGAATTGGAAAGTGCAACAGCTGCAGAAGAAAACGTGAAATCTATCTTCTCCGATCTAGTGGCTACACTGACACAATTGTCTACCGAAGCAAAGGCTGCTAAGGGAGAGAAGGAGACGATTTACAAAGAAATTCAGAAGATCAAATTGGAGATTCAAGAAATTGGCATTGCTACAAACGAATCAGAGCAGAGATTGCAGTTGGCATTGCAAGATCTAGAAGAAATAAAAGCTGCAGAGATGATAACTCTAGAGACTTTAAGCATTCTCTCAGAGAAGATTGTGATGACTAGAGCTGCATCATCGCAACGCAGTCCGTCCATAACAATATCCAGTTTCGAATTTGAGTACTTGAAAGCACGAGCAGAAGGAGCTGATGAGATTGCAGACAAGAAGGTGGCAGCTGCAAAAGCATGGGTGGAAGCAGCCAGAACTGCGGAAAAGGAGATTATGATGAAAACTGAGGCTGCAGAAAGAGAGATACAGGAGATAAAAGTGACTCAAGAACAAGAGTTAGACAATATAAAAAAGACATTGGCTGCCAAGAAAGTGGTTGAAGCTGAACTGAACAAATGGAAGATACAAGAATCAGAGAAATTGCAAATAGCAGCATCAATGCCCAAGAAAAATCAAGGCCGTTCAATGTCAGTACGTCGATCACGAGCATATGGGACTCCATCACCAGCACACTGGAATTACACTCGTTCTCCATCATtcagcttgaagaagaagaagaagaagatggtaatTCCTGATCTGGCGAGACTTTTTAAGGGTAGAAAATTTGGGAAAGACCAATACTGCAAGTAG
- the LOC116249061 gene encoding disease resistance protein RUN1-like isoform X2, whose translation MTAKLVQVIVKRILSVIAGTTLDLTEHPIGIDSRVQQVLKLLKLSAPDVRIIGIHGMAGIGKTTLSKAIYNTISHQFQGRSFISNIREVSKQPNGLVSLQNQLIRDIFKGKIQPVRGVSQGTSIMKQRFHTKPILIVLDDVDDKKQLDALVGERDSFCAGTRIIITTRDEHILNILNLQQEPKWCQIYTVERLNRIQSLQLLSHHAFRKDWPLEEYMKLSEEVVSLLAGLPLSLEVFGSLLFDKRSTKEWEDVLDNLKQIEPDDVQSTLKLSYDQLDEAEKCLFLDVASFFIGIDKDSAIHAWKGCGLFPYIGIKVLQHKSLLSINEKNNVIEMHDQLRDMGREIIRHESPLEPGNRSRLWSHDEILHLLNDRKGTESVESITLNFKDVKKRGKKTYLKAQAFAAMPNLRLLRLNYAKIQGAYEDFPRRLKWLEWQGCPLESLPCNFNLEEIAVLDLCKSRICQVLKKQVRQTNKIFDKLKVLNLSHLDHLTVTPDLANFPRLVRLVLEGCSKLVTIHESIGKLIDLVILNMSDCKELVKLPHHICHLKSLKVLMLSCCLKLDTLPKRLGDLESLTDLVLDGTAVKVLPKSVVQLSNLCRLSLNMCESLKELPDSIGSLHSLEVLILDCTSIRRIPDSIGSLEKLQKLSARNCMSLVSLPNSIGNARSLIKLLLDGTCIVELPNSVGLLDQLQVLSVSDCMNLTSLPECMGKLSSLSRLKMQNTSISYLPEDVSLLVNLHTFDMELCPINRLPQNFGSLSNLRVLNLRGNSNLDILPPTFSLLRSLQELDLSKCNLSNGVIPNDFGRLSSLKFLMLDSNDFCSLPSSIGDLSALKTLYLRYCQELQSLPQLPASLTFLDLSCCNTLESVDLTNLVSLQTLYLSDCEGLLNVCGLEKMKFLRLLHIRGCGNLDSATKDSLVKETFERLEVLEISGVQASEFHLHHQFSIWLPNTSKPKLKVVEAILSLDVTFNRLILPIVRIQVTIMSGDKEVYGITSSFRWATKNSDYGTYCFRCQENDPMLDHIQDGDWIRVSIERIPWCRELQVNKCYIYIAYRPRETPGLLDFFLEENPDFQDHVFTTRELLEYTSSDDESVSW comes from the exons ATGACAG CAAAGCTAGTCCAAGTGATTGTGAAGAGGATTCTAAGTGTAATAGCTGGAACTACTTTGGATTTGACAGAACACCCCATTGGAATTGATTCACGAGTGCAGCAAGTGTTGAAACTGTTGAAACTCTCAGCTCCAGATGTTCGCATAATTGGGATTCACGGAATGGCTGGGATCGGAAAAACAACTCTTTCAAAGGCCATCTACAATACAATTTCTCACCAATTCCAAGGAAGAAGCTTTATATCAAATATCAGAGAAGTCTCCAAACAGCCAAATGGGCTTGTCTCTCTACAAAACCAGCTTATTCGTGACATTTTCAAAGGCAAGATTCAACCTGTACGTGGAGTTAGCCAGGGAACAAGTATAATGAAGCAGAGATTTCATACGAAGCCAATTCTCATTGTTCTAGATGATGTTGACGACAAGAAACAGCTTGATGCACTGGTTGGTGAGCGAGATTCGTTCTGTGCAGGAACAAGGATCATAATTACAACAAGAGATGAGCATATCTTGAACATTTTGAATTTGCAGCAGGAACCAAAATGGTGTCAGATTTATACTGTTGAGAGATTGAACAGAATTCAATCCCTTCAGTTGTTGAGTCATCATGCATTCAGGAAGGATTGGCCATTGGAAGAGTATATGAAGCTCTCTGAAGAAGTTGTATCACTTCTGGCTGGACTCCCTCTTTCTCTAGAGGTGTTTGGATCTTTATTGTTTGATAAGAGGAGCACAAAAGAATGGGAAGATGTTTTAGACAACTTGAAGCAAATTGAACCAGATGATGTCCAATCGACATTAAAACTAAGCTATGATCAGCTTGATGAAGCAGAAAAATGTTTATTTCTGGATGTTGCAAGTTTCTTTATTGGAATAGACAAAGATAGTGCTATTCATGCATGGAAGGGCTGTGGTCTCTTCCCTTACATAGGAATCAAGGTTCTTCAACACAAATCGCTGCTTAGTATCAATGAGAAAAACAACGTGATAGAGATGCATGATCAACTTAGAGACATGGGGAGAGAAATCATCAGGCATGAAAGCCCTTTAGAGCCTGGAAATCGCAGTAGGCTGTGGAGTCATGATGAAATCTTGCATCTACTAAATGATCGGAAA GGAACTGAGAGTGTTGAGAGTATAACCCTGAACTTCAAAGATGTCAAGAAACGTGGGAAGAAGACCTATTTGAAAGCACAAGCTTTTGCAGCAATGCCCAATCTTAGGTTGCTTCGTCTCAATTATGCGAAAATTCAAGGTGCATATGAAGATTTTCCTAGAAGATTGAAATGGTTAGAATGGCAAGGGTGCCCACTGGAATCACTTCCATGTAACTTTAACCTTGAAGAAATTGCAGTTCTCGACTTGTGTAAAAGTAGAATATGCCAAGTGCTGAAAAAGCAGGTGCGGCAGACTAACAAG ATCTTTGACAAATTGAAGGTTCTCAATCTCAGTCATCTGGATCATTTGACTGTAACTCCTGACCTTGCCAACTTCCCTAGATTGGTCAGATTAGTGCTTGAAGGATGCAGCAAATTGGTCACAATTCATGAATCAATCGGGAAGTTGATAGACTTGGTCATCTTGAATATGAGCGACTGCAAAGAACTGGTCAAGCTCCCACATCATATTTGTCATTTGAAGTCCCTAAAAGTCCTTATGCTTTCATGTTGCTTAAAACTTGACACTTTACCAAAAAGATTGGGAGATTTGGAATCTTTAACAGATCTTGTCCTTGATGGAACTGCAGTAAAAGTGTTGCCTAAATCTGTGGTGCAATTGTCAAACCTTTGTCGGCTATCTTTGAATATGTGTGAATCACTGAAAGAATTACCAGATTCTATTGGAAGCCTGCATTCGCTGGAAGTGCTTATATTAGACTGTACTTCAATAAGAAGAATACCAGATTCAATAGGATCATTGGAAAAGCTTCAAAAGCTAAGTGCCAGAAACTGTATGTCACTAGTGTCCCTTCCTAATTCCATTGGCAATGCCAGGAGTTTGATTAAGCTTCTACTGGATGGCACGTGCATAGTGGAACTGCCCAATTCTGTAGGACTATTGGACCAACTGCAGGTGCTGTCAGTATCTGATTGCATGAATCTTACTTCTCTACCTGAATGTATGGGAAAACTTTCAAGTTTATCTCGTCTGAAGATGCAAAACACTAGTATCAGTTATTTGCCTGAAGATGTGAGTCTGCTTGTGAACTTGCACACGTTCGACATGGAATTATGTCCAATTAATCGACTTCCACAGAATTTTGGAAGTCTAAGCAATCTGAGAGTACTAAATTTGCGTGGGAACTCTAATCTTGATATACTTCCCCCTACTTTCTCGTTGCTTCGCTCCTTACAAGAATTAGATCTGTCAAAATGCAATTTGTCAAATGGCGTAATTCCTAATGATTTCGGACGCCTATCATCTTTGAAGTTCTTGATGTTAGACTCTAACGACTTCTGCAGCCTACCATCAAGTATTGGAGATCTTTCTGCACTCAAAACACTTTACTTACGTTACTGTCAGGAGCTTCAGTCTCTCCCCCAACTTCCTGCATCTCTGACTTTCTTGGATCTCAGTTGCTGTAACACTCTGGAAAGCGTTGATCTCACCAACTTGGTGTCTTTACAAACATTATATCTGTCTGATTGCGAAGGACTTCTAAATGTTTGTGGCCTTGAAAAGATGAAGTTCTTGAGACTCCTACACATCCGTGGCTGTGGTAACCTCGATTCTGCTACAAAGGATTCACTTGTTAAG GAAACGTTTGAACGTTTGGAGGTTTTGGAAATCTCAGGAGTGCAGGCTTCCGAGTTTCACTTGCATCATCAATTCTCCATTTGGCTTCCGAATACTTCGAAGCCTAAACTTAAGGTGGTAGAAGCGATATTGTCCTTGGATGTCACCTTCAACAGGTTGATACTACCAATTGTTCGTATTCAAGTTACTATTATGTCTGGTGACAAAGAAGTCTATGGAATTACAAGCAGCTTTCGGTGGGCAACTAAAAATAGTGATTATGGTACTTACTGTTTCCGTTGCCAAGAAAATGATCCAATGCTTGACCACATACAAGATGGAGACTGGATCAGGGTATCAATTGAAAGAATCCCTTGGTGCAGAGAGCTTCAAGTGAACAAGTGTTACATATACATTGCTTATAGGCCACGGGAAACTCCAGGATTGTTGGATTTCTTCCTTGAAGAAAACCCAGACTTCCAAGATCATGTGTTCACCACCAGGGAATTACTTGAATACACGTCTTCTGATGATGAGTCTGTCTCTTGGTAG
- the LOC116249061 gene encoding disease resistance protein RPV1-like isoform X1 produces MKMGGNDDEPEPRMAAAEPKQWRRFEFDVLLSFSGSDARGEGFAGRLSAALKQHDVRTPPAVGVPENKQVTALPHVEASQVFLPIISESYADSGWRLSELAKMVASACGGRVILPVFLGVDPSDVRRQRGPFEAAFRRLEEESRAEEKGSVSEWRDAMKEVGEIVGYVVDSHADDRNAAKLVQVIVKRILSVIAGTTLDLTEHPIGIDSRVQQVLKLLKLSAPDVRIIGIHGMAGIGKTTLSKAIYNTISHQFQGRSFISNIREVSKQPNGLVSLQNQLIRDIFKGKIQPVRGVSQGTSIMKQRFHTKPILIVLDDVDDKKQLDALVGERDSFCAGTRIIITTRDEHILNILNLQQEPKWCQIYTVERLNRIQSLQLLSHHAFRKDWPLEEYMKLSEEVVSLLAGLPLSLEVFGSLLFDKRSTKEWEDVLDNLKQIEPDDVQSTLKLSYDQLDEAEKCLFLDVASFFIGIDKDSAIHAWKGCGLFPYIGIKVLQHKSLLSINEKNNVIEMHDQLRDMGREIIRHESPLEPGNRSRLWSHDEILHLLNDRKGTESVESITLNFKDVKKRGKKTYLKAQAFAAMPNLRLLRLNYAKIQGAYEDFPRRLKWLEWQGCPLESLPCNFNLEEIAVLDLCKSRICQVLKKQVRQTNKIFDKLKVLNLSHLDHLTVTPDLANFPRLVRLVLEGCSKLVTIHESIGKLIDLVILNMSDCKELVKLPHHICHLKSLKVLMLSCCLKLDTLPKRLGDLESLTDLVLDGTAVKVLPKSVVQLSNLCRLSLNMCESLKELPDSIGSLHSLEVLILDCTSIRRIPDSIGSLEKLQKLSARNCMSLVSLPNSIGNARSLIKLLLDGTCIVELPNSVGLLDQLQVLSVSDCMNLTSLPECMGKLSSLSRLKMQNTSISYLPEDVSLLVNLHTFDMELCPINRLPQNFGSLSNLRVLNLRGNSNLDILPPTFSLLRSLQELDLSKCNLSNGVIPNDFGRLSSLKFLMLDSNDFCSLPSSIGDLSALKTLYLRYCQELQSLPQLPASLTFLDLSCCNTLESVDLTNLVSLQTLYLSDCEGLLNVCGLEKMKFLRLLHIRGCGNLDSATKDSLVKETFERLEVLEISGVQASEFHLHHQFSIWLPNTSKPKLKVVEAILSLDVTFNRLILPIVRIQVTIMSGDKEVYGITSSFRWATKNSDYGTYCFRCQENDPMLDHIQDGDWIRVSIERIPWCRELQVNKCYIYIAYRPRETPGLLDFFLEENPDFQDHVFTTRELLEYTSSDDESVSW; encoded by the exons ATGAAGATGGGAGGCAATGATGATGAGCCAGAGCCGCGGATGGCGGCGGCCGAGCCGAAGCAGTGGCGTCGATTCGAGTTCGACGTGCTCCTGAGCTTCAGCGGCAGCGACGCGCGCGGCGAGGGGTTCGCGGGCCGCTTGTCGGCTGCGCTGAAGCAGCACGACGTGCGGACTCCTCCAGCGGTCGGCGTGCCGGAGAATAAGCAGGTGACGGCGCTTCCGCACGTGGAGGCTTCACAGGTCTTCCTGCCCATCATCTCCGAGTCGTACGCGGACTCGGGGTGGCGCCTCTCGGAGCTTGCCAAGATGGTGGCGTCGGCCTGCGGCGGGAGGGTGATACTTCCGGTGTTCCTCGGCGTCGATCCGTCGGACGTCCGCCGGCAACGGGGGCCCTTCGAGGCCGCATTCCGGAGGTTGGAGGAGGAGTCCAGGGCGGAAGAGAAGGGCAGCGTGAGTGAGTGGAGAGACGCCATGAAAGAGGTGGGAGAGATCGTTGGGTACGTTGTGGACAGCCACGCTGATGACAG GAATGCAGCAAAGCTAGTCCAAGTGATTGTGAAGAGGATTCTAAGTGTAATAGCTGGAACTACTTTGGATTTGACAGAACACCCCATTGGAATTGATTCACGAGTGCAGCAAGTGTTGAAACTGTTGAAACTCTCAGCTCCAGATGTTCGCATAATTGGGATTCACGGAATGGCTGGGATCGGAAAAACAACTCTTTCAAAGGCCATCTACAATACAATTTCTCACCAATTCCAAGGAAGAAGCTTTATATCAAATATCAGAGAAGTCTCCAAACAGCCAAATGGGCTTGTCTCTCTACAAAACCAGCTTATTCGTGACATTTTCAAAGGCAAGATTCAACCTGTACGTGGAGTTAGCCAGGGAACAAGTATAATGAAGCAGAGATTTCATACGAAGCCAATTCTCATTGTTCTAGATGATGTTGACGACAAGAAACAGCTTGATGCACTGGTTGGTGAGCGAGATTCGTTCTGTGCAGGAACAAGGATCATAATTACAACAAGAGATGAGCATATCTTGAACATTTTGAATTTGCAGCAGGAACCAAAATGGTGTCAGATTTATACTGTTGAGAGATTGAACAGAATTCAATCCCTTCAGTTGTTGAGTCATCATGCATTCAGGAAGGATTGGCCATTGGAAGAGTATATGAAGCTCTCTGAAGAAGTTGTATCACTTCTGGCTGGACTCCCTCTTTCTCTAGAGGTGTTTGGATCTTTATTGTTTGATAAGAGGAGCACAAAAGAATGGGAAGATGTTTTAGACAACTTGAAGCAAATTGAACCAGATGATGTCCAATCGACATTAAAACTAAGCTATGATCAGCTTGATGAAGCAGAAAAATGTTTATTTCTGGATGTTGCAAGTTTCTTTATTGGAATAGACAAAGATAGTGCTATTCATGCATGGAAGGGCTGTGGTCTCTTCCCTTACATAGGAATCAAGGTTCTTCAACACAAATCGCTGCTTAGTATCAATGAGAAAAACAACGTGATAGAGATGCATGATCAACTTAGAGACATGGGGAGAGAAATCATCAGGCATGAAAGCCCTTTAGAGCCTGGAAATCGCAGTAGGCTGTGGAGTCATGATGAAATCTTGCATCTACTAAATGATCGGAAA GGAACTGAGAGTGTTGAGAGTATAACCCTGAACTTCAAAGATGTCAAGAAACGTGGGAAGAAGACCTATTTGAAAGCACAAGCTTTTGCAGCAATGCCCAATCTTAGGTTGCTTCGTCTCAATTATGCGAAAATTCAAGGTGCATATGAAGATTTTCCTAGAAGATTGAAATGGTTAGAATGGCAAGGGTGCCCACTGGAATCACTTCCATGTAACTTTAACCTTGAAGAAATTGCAGTTCTCGACTTGTGTAAAAGTAGAATATGCCAAGTGCTGAAAAAGCAGGTGCGGCAGACTAACAAG ATCTTTGACAAATTGAAGGTTCTCAATCTCAGTCATCTGGATCATTTGACTGTAACTCCTGACCTTGCCAACTTCCCTAGATTGGTCAGATTAGTGCTTGAAGGATGCAGCAAATTGGTCACAATTCATGAATCAATCGGGAAGTTGATAGACTTGGTCATCTTGAATATGAGCGACTGCAAAGAACTGGTCAAGCTCCCACATCATATTTGTCATTTGAAGTCCCTAAAAGTCCTTATGCTTTCATGTTGCTTAAAACTTGACACTTTACCAAAAAGATTGGGAGATTTGGAATCTTTAACAGATCTTGTCCTTGATGGAACTGCAGTAAAAGTGTTGCCTAAATCTGTGGTGCAATTGTCAAACCTTTGTCGGCTATCTTTGAATATGTGTGAATCACTGAAAGAATTACCAGATTCTATTGGAAGCCTGCATTCGCTGGAAGTGCTTATATTAGACTGTACTTCAATAAGAAGAATACCAGATTCAATAGGATCATTGGAAAAGCTTCAAAAGCTAAGTGCCAGAAACTGTATGTCACTAGTGTCCCTTCCTAATTCCATTGGCAATGCCAGGAGTTTGATTAAGCTTCTACTGGATGGCACGTGCATAGTGGAACTGCCCAATTCTGTAGGACTATTGGACCAACTGCAGGTGCTGTCAGTATCTGATTGCATGAATCTTACTTCTCTACCTGAATGTATGGGAAAACTTTCAAGTTTATCTCGTCTGAAGATGCAAAACACTAGTATCAGTTATTTGCCTGAAGATGTGAGTCTGCTTGTGAACTTGCACACGTTCGACATGGAATTATGTCCAATTAATCGACTTCCACAGAATTTTGGAAGTCTAAGCAATCTGAGAGTACTAAATTTGCGTGGGAACTCTAATCTTGATATACTTCCCCCTACTTTCTCGTTGCTTCGCTCCTTACAAGAATTAGATCTGTCAAAATGCAATTTGTCAAATGGCGTAATTCCTAATGATTTCGGACGCCTATCATCTTTGAAGTTCTTGATGTTAGACTCTAACGACTTCTGCAGCCTACCATCAAGTATTGGAGATCTTTCTGCACTCAAAACACTTTACTTACGTTACTGTCAGGAGCTTCAGTCTCTCCCCCAACTTCCTGCATCTCTGACTTTCTTGGATCTCAGTTGCTGTAACACTCTGGAAAGCGTTGATCTCACCAACTTGGTGTCTTTACAAACATTATATCTGTCTGATTGCGAAGGACTTCTAAATGTTTGTGGCCTTGAAAAGATGAAGTTCTTGAGACTCCTACACATCCGTGGCTGTGGTAACCTCGATTCTGCTACAAAGGATTCACTTGTTAAG GAAACGTTTGAACGTTTGGAGGTTTTGGAAATCTCAGGAGTGCAGGCTTCCGAGTTTCACTTGCATCATCAATTCTCCATTTGGCTTCCGAATACTTCGAAGCCTAAACTTAAGGTGGTAGAAGCGATATTGTCCTTGGATGTCACCTTCAACAGGTTGATACTACCAATTGTTCGTATTCAAGTTACTATTATGTCTGGTGACAAAGAAGTCTATGGAATTACAAGCAGCTTTCGGTGGGCAACTAAAAATAGTGATTATGGTACTTACTGTTTCCGTTGCCAAGAAAATGATCCAATGCTTGACCACATACAAGATGGAGACTGGATCAGGGTATCAATTGAAAGAATCCCTTGGTGCAGAGAGCTTCAAGTGAACAAGTGTTACATATACATTGCTTATAGGCCACGGGAAACTCCAGGATTGTTGGATTTCTTCCTTGAAGAAAACCCAGACTTCCAAGATCATGTGTTCACCACCAGGGAATTACTTGAATACACGTCTTCTGATGATGAGTCTGTCTCTTGGTAG